From Schaalia sp. ZJ405, one genomic window encodes:
- a CDS encoding ATP-dependent Clp protease ATP-binding subunit: MFERFTDRARRVVVLAQDEARGLKHNYIGTEHLLLGLITEGEGVAAKALETMGIKGNEVRASVVDIIGEGEKPVEGHIPFTPRAKRVFELSLREALQLGHNYIGTEHLLLGLLKEGEGVAAQVLTKQGADLAQVRQTVIQMLSGYQRGDDERRESVGAGVGGPGGAERSNSAILEQFGRNLTQAARDNKLDPVIGRRTEMERVMQVLSRRTKNNPVLIGEPGVGKTAVVEGLAQAIVHGDVPETIKDKQIYSLDMGSLIAGSRYRGDFEERLKKVLKEIRTRGDIILFIDEIHTLVGAGAAEGSIDAAQMLKPMLARGELQTIGATTNDEYRKYIEKDAALERRFQPVKVDEPSVEETVEILKGLRDRYEAHHRVIITDDAIKAAAELADRYISDRFLPDKAIDLMDEAGARLRIRRMTAPPELRELDEKIAEVKRNKESAIDDQDFEKAAALRDEEAKLFAERKAKEDAWKGGESDEIAEVSEDEIAEVLAMSTGIPVFKLTQTETTKLLKMEDELHRRIIGQDAAVKALSQSIRRTRSGLKDPNRPGGSFIFAGPTGVGKTELAKALAEFLFGDEDALIQLDMSEFSEKHTASRLFGAPPGYVGYDEGGQLTEKVRRKPFSVVLFDEVEKAHPDIFNSLLQILEEGRLTDAQGRKVDFKNTVIIMTTNLGTRDINKGVLTGFQSADNLTHDYTRMKAKVNEELKQHFRPEFLNRVDDTIVFPPLEKEQIKQIVDLMIAKLAKRMEAQDMHLQLSDEARDLLADLGFDPVLGARPLRRAIQREIEDALSERILFGEIHAGQVVTVGVEGEGVDRRFTFNGA; encoded by the coding sequence ATGTTTGAACGCTTTACCGACCGTGCCCGACGCGTGGTCGTTCTGGCGCAGGATGAGGCGCGCGGACTCAAACACAACTACATCGGAACAGAGCACCTGCTTCTCGGGTTGATTACCGAGGGCGAGGGCGTGGCCGCAAAGGCCCTTGAAACTATGGGAATCAAGGGTAACGAGGTGCGAGCCAGCGTCGTCGACATCATTGGCGAGGGCGAGAAGCCCGTTGAAGGTCACATTCCGTTTACACCGCGCGCAAAGCGCGTTTTCGAGCTGTCGCTTCGCGAAGCCCTCCAGCTGGGACACAACTACATTGGGACGGAACACCTCCTGCTCGGTCTGCTCAAAGAGGGCGAGGGCGTGGCAGCCCAGGTCCTGACGAAGCAGGGAGCTGACCTTGCGCAGGTGCGTCAGACCGTCATTCAAATGCTCTCGGGTTACCAGCGCGGAGATGATGAACGCCGTGAATCCGTGGGCGCCGGTGTGGGTGGTCCGGGTGGAGCTGAGCGCTCGAACTCGGCAATTCTTGAGCAATTTGGACGCAATCTCACTCAGGCGGCTCGGGACAACAAACTTGATCCCGTGATCGGCCGTCGCACCGAGATGGAACGCGTCATGCAGGTCTTGTCACGTCGAACGAAGAACAACCCGGTCCTCATCGGTGAGCCCGGCGTGGGAAAGACCGCTGTCGTTGAGGGACTTGCGCAGGCCATTGTTCACGGTGACGTGCCTGAGACAATTAAGGACAAGCAGATCTACAGCCTCGATATGGGGTCGCTTATTGCTGGTTCACGCTACCGCGGTGACTTTGAGGAACGCCTGAAGAAGGTTCTTAAGGAAATTCGTACGCGCGGTGACATCATTCTTTTCATCGACGAGATTCACACGCTCGTTGGTGCCGGTGCCGCTGAAGGTTCAATTGATGCGGCGCAGATGCTCAAGCCGATGCTTGCCCGCGGTGAACTTCAGACAATCGGTGCAACAACCAATGATGAGTACCGCAAGTACATTGAGAAGGATGCGGCACTTGAGCGTCGTTTTCAGCCGGTGAAGGTTGACGAACCGTCCGTTGAGGAAACCGTTGAGATTCTCAAGGGGCTGCGTGATCGCTATGAAGCCCACCATCGCGTGATCATTACGGATGATGCGATCAAGGCTGCTGCTGAGTTGGCGGATCGTTACATTTCGGATCGTTTCCTCCCGGATAAGGCGATTGACCTCATGGACGAGGCGGGTGCGCGCCTGCGTATTCGCCGGATGACGGCCCCGCCTGAGCTGCGTGAACTCGACGAAAAGATCGCCGAGGTCAAGCGCAACAAGGAATCCGCGATTGACGATCAGGACTTTGAGAAGGCTGCGGCGCTGCGCGATGAGGAAGCGAAGCTGTTCGCCGAACGCAAAGCGAAGGAAGATGCGTGGAAGGGCGGCGAGAGCGACGAGATCGCCGAGGTGTCCGAGGATGAGATCGCCGAGGTCCTCGCAATGTCCACGGGTATTCCGGTCTTTAAGCTCACCCAGACGGAAACAACGAAGCTGCTGAAGATGGAGGACGAGCTGCATCGGCGCATCATCGGTCAGGACGCGGCTGTGAAGGCTCTGTCGCAGTCGATTCGCCGTACCCGTTCGGGCTTGAAGGATCCGAACCGTCCCGGTGGTTCGTTCATCTTCGCTGGCCCCACGGGTGTTGGGAAGACGGAGTTGGCGAAGGCTCTCGCTGAGTTCCTCTTCGGTGACGAGGATGCGCTGATCCAGCTGGACATGTCGGAATTCTCCGAGAAGCACACGGCGTCGCGTCTCTTCGGTGCCCCTCCCGGGTACGTTGGCTACGACGAGGGTGGGCAGCTCACCGAGAAGGTGCGTCGCAAGCCGTTCTCCGTCGTTCTTTTTGACGAGGTCGAGAAGGCTCACCCCGACATCTTCAACTCGTTGCTCCAGATCCTTGAAGAGGGACGCTTGACGGACGCTCAGGGACGCAAGGTTGATTTCAAGAACACCGTCATCATCATGACAACGAACCTGGGGACGCGGGACATCAACAAGGGGGTTCTCACGGGATTCCAGTCGGCCGACAACCTAACCCACGATTACACGCGCATGAAGGCGAAGGTCAACGAGGAACTCAAGCAGCACTTCCGCCCCGAGTTCCTCAACCGCGTGGATGACACGATCGTCTTCCCGCCGCTGGAGAAGGAACAGATCAAGCAGATTGTTGACTTGATGATCGCGAAGCTGGCCAAGCGCATGGAAGCACAGGACATGCACCTACAGCTGTCCGACGAGGCCCGTGACTTGCTGGCGGACCTTGGTTTCGATCCGGTGTTGGGTGCTCGACCGCTGCGCCGTGCGATCCAACGGGAGATCGAAGACGCGCTGTCTGAACGCATCCTCTTTGGTGAGATTCACGCCGGTCAGGTTGTCACTGTGGGTGTCGAAGGTGAGGGCGTGGATCGCCGCTTCACTTTCAACGGTGCCTGA
- a CDS encoding FABP family protein: MMVIPTDLPSSLAPLAWMLGTWEGWGMLATDGEDPDTALIQRIRCDIVASQMRMTTTLWHAIPSGQTPIEPTWEAAEGLRHMTRGDLFREETMYVTVLPGSGTLPPPGQYEPREFTTTASDTRGFGALWAGVGVGPRVQMTSDALARSPQAEDVTHLGRMYGLVAGELMWTQEKTVGQGDAAVELSGRLMRTEQATTASGQSIEGIAAEGEQDGFLV, from the coding sequence ATGATGGTGATACCAACGGACCTTCCCTCCTCACTTGCTCCGCTTGCCTGGATGCTGGGAACCTGGGAGGGATGGGGGATGCTCGCAACCGACGGCGAGGACCCCGATACGGCGCTTATTCAACGAATTCGATGCGACATTGTGGCCTCCCAGATGCGGATGACAACGACGCTGTGGCATGCGATTCCCTCGGGACAAACGCCCATTGAGCCGACGTGGGAAGCCGCTGAAGGGCTGCGTCACATGACACGGGGTGACCTGTTCCGTGAGGAAACGATGTACGTCACGGTGTTACCCGGATCGGGAACGCTTCCGCCTCCGGGACAGTACGAACCGCGTGAGTTCACAACAACGGCCTCGGACACGCGAGGTTTCGGCGCGCTGTGGGCAGGTGTGGGCGTGGGTCCTCGGGTGCAGATGACCTCCGACGCCCTTGCCCGATCTCCTCAGGCCGAGGACGTCACCCACCTGGGCCGCATGTACGGGCTGGTCGCTGGGGAACTCATGTGGACCCAGGAGAAAACCGTCGGTCAAGGAGATGCCGCGGTTGAGCTCTCCGGTCGCCTGATGCGCACCGAGCAGGCAACAACGGCCTCGGGTCAAAGTATTGAAGGTATTGCCGCCGAAGGTGAACAGGACGGGTTCCTTGTCTGA
- the ygfZ gene encoding CAF17-like 4Fe-4S cluster assembly/insertion protein YgfZ, whose amino-acid sequence MSENRESPVFEGPALAQPAAHFGDPIGEQWALEAGRALVDRCDLRVIAVSGPDRQTWLTSITSQVITGMGPSDSRELLILSPEGRIEHAAAVLDDGSTTLLITEGARADGLIDFLESMRFALRVDVELRSDLTVYGSVRPRPSSGTKDSLIDEDEPGSPVCAEIAVWDDPWPGPTDGGAEYFRGTHPGLATPMRLHLVDASRRKEFEEDWLSRAPKRLRAGMLAWEAMRIAAWRPRVGIDTDERTIPHEVDWLRTAVHTDKGCYRGQETVARVINLGRPPRRFVYLQLDGMRSDLPEPGTQITLGDRVVGRVTSVARHADQGPIALALVARNLPADTVFVIDGVAAAQELIVPIDGKSSISPQRRPGLGLSNPDLRRVDTHVRAGSGSLGAR is encoded by the coding sequence TTGTCTGAAAACCGTGAATCCCCGGTATTTGAGGGACCCGCACTGGCCCAACCTGCCGCGCATTTTGGCGACCCAATTGGCGAGCAGTGGGCGTTGGAGGCAGGACGCGCCCTCGTTGACCGCTGTGATCTTCGCGTGATCGCCGTATCAGGGCCAGACCGTCAGACGTGGTTGACGTCAATCACGAGCCAGGTCATCACCGGCATGGGACCATCTGATTCCCGTGAGCTTTTAATCCTCAGCCCCGAAGGTCGGATCGAACATGCAGCCGCGGTCCTTGATGATGGCTCCACCACGCTACTGATCACCGAGGGTGCACGCGCCGACGGACTCATCGATTTCCTTGAGTCGATGCGTTTTGCCTTGAGAGTTGACGTGGAGTTGCGATCCGACCTCACGGTGTACGGGTCCGTTCGTCCTCGCCCCTCTTCCGGTACAAAAGATTCCCTCATTGACGAGGACGAACCCGGCTCACCTGTGTGCGCAGAAATCGCCGTGTGGGACGATCCGTGGCCGGGACCAACGGATGGAGGAGCGGAATACTTCCGTGGGACACATCCGGGACTGGCCACGCCGATGCGTCTGCACCTGGTCGATGCTTCCCGCAGGAAGGAATTCGAGGAAGACTGGCTGTCTCGGGCGCCGAAACGTCTGCGAGCGGGCATGCTCGCGTGGGAAGCAATGCGCATCGCCGCCTGGCGTCCACGCGTCGGCATCGACACGGATGAGCGGACAATCCCGCACGAGGTTGACTGGCTGCGAACCGCAGTCCACACCGACAAAGGATGCTATCGGGGACAGGAAACGGTTGCCCGCGTCATTAACCTGGGGCGTCCACCGCGCAGGTTCGTGTACCTCCAACTCGATGGAATGCGCTCGGATCTTCCTGAACCCGGTACGCAGATCACGCTGGGGGATCGGGTTGTTGGGAGGGTCACCTCGGTGGCCCGGCACGCCGATCAGGGACCGATTGCGTTGGCGCTTGTTGCGCGCAATCTGCCCGCCGACACGGTTTTCGTTATCGACGGTGTGGCGGCAGCTCAGGAGCTGATCGTTCCTATCGACGGGAAGTCGTCGATTTCACCGCAGAGGCGCCCGGGATTGGGCCTGTCCAACCCCGATCTGCGTCGCGTGGACACTCATGTTCGCGCCGGTAGTGGAAGTCTGGGGGCCCGCTGA
- a CDS encoding adenylosuccinate synthase — MPAVIVLGAQWGDEGKGKATDQIGHLTNYVVKFNGGNNAGHTVVIDDEKYALHLLPAGILSRGVTPIIGNGVVVDIEVLFQEIEEMTARGVDCSKLKISSNAHIIPSYNRFIDQANEKARGHNLIGTTGRGIGPTYADKMNRIGIRIQDLFAPETLAEKVALALAPKNEIFQAVGMDTLDAAEVTQELLSYAERIRPMVSDVSLEVNNALDRGETVLFEGGQATMLDIDHGTYPFVTSSNPTAGGALTGSGVGPTRIDRVVGVAKAYTTRVGEGPFPTELTDEVGEELRTKGGEFGVTTGRPRRTGWFDAVIVRYATRVNGLTDICLTKLDVLSGYKSIPLCVAYEVDGVRTEDMPLDQGAFERAIPIYEEMPGWDDDISQCRSFDELPENAQAYVTRLEEISRCRIQSIGVGPGREATIVRYPLLGE; from the coding sequence ATGCCAGCCGTGATCGTGCTTGGTGCCCAGTGGGGCGACGAAGGCAAAGGCAAGGCCACAGACCAGATCGGCCACCTGACCAACTACGTGGTGAAGTTCAATGGTGGAAACAACGCGGGACACACCGTTGTCATTGACGACGAGAAATACGCGCTTCACCTGCTCCCCGCCGGAATCCTCTCCCGGGGAGTCACGCCGATCATCGGAAACGGCGTCGTCGTTGACATCGAAGTTCTTTTCCAGGAAATCGAGGAAATGACGGCACGCGGCGTCGACTGCTCGAAGCTGAAGATCTCATCGAACGCCCATATCATTCCCTCGTACAACCGCTTCATCGATCAGGCCAATGAGAAGGCCCGCGGACATAACCTCATTGGCACGACGGGGCGCGGCATCGGTCCGACCTACGCTGACAAGATGAACCGCATCGGTATCCGTATCCAGGACCTGTTCGCTCCGGAAACCCTTGCGGAAAAAGTCGCGCTCGCCCTGGCGCCGAAGAACGAGATCTTCCAGGCCGTTGGCATGGACACCCTTGATGCCGCCGAAGTGACGCAGGAACTCCTGTCCTACGCTGAGCGCATCCGCCCGATGGTCTCCGACGTATCGCTTGAAGTCAACAATGCTCTTGATCGCGGCGAAACCGTGCTTTTCGAGGGCGGTCAGGCGACGATGCTCGACATCGATCACGGAACCTACCCGTTCGTTACCTCGTCGAACCCAACAGCTGGCGGTGCCCTCACCGGGTCCGGAGTTGGTCCCACCCGTATCGACCGAGTTGTTGGCGTTGCCAAGGCCTATACGACACGCGTTGGTGAAGGACCGTTCCCCACCGAGTTGACCGACGAGGTGGGTGAAGAGTTGCGTACGAAAGGCGGAGAGTTCGGCGTCACGACAGGTCGTCCTCGTCGCACCGGCTGGTTTGACGCAGTCATCGTGCGCTACGCGACGCGGGTCAACGGACTGACAGACATCTGCTTGACCAAACTTGACGTGCTCTCGGGCTACAAGTCAATCCCGCTGTGCGTTGCCTACGAGGTTGACGGAGTTCGTACGGAAGACATGCCTCTCGATCAGGGAGCTTTTGAGCGTGCCATCCCGATTTACGAGGAAATGCCCGGATGGGATGACGACATCTCCCAGTGCCGGTCCTTTGACGAACTGCCTGAAAACGCTCAGGCCTACGTCACACGTCTTGAGGAGATCTCTCGTTGCCGCATCCAGTCGATCGGAGTTGGTCCCGGTCGTGAGGCAACAATCGTTCGCTACCCGCTGCTGGGGGAATGA
- a CDS encoding SPFH domain-containing protein: MTHNDVTNDGVPAVADDEIVVATSPHNVSPRVDICEKPARSLGSGVAFLVLLLIIASLAGAVPSFVMAAISEEGGGEAAEKAGLYGLLGGVLIVLFLILLTTLTIVPPGQTSVRQFFGKYIGTVRRTGLVIVPPFTGGKKVSVKVHNFETHELKVNDSDGNPINIAAIVVWQVADTARAVFAVEQYEEFIQTQAEAALRHVATTHPYDEPGPGETSLRGATDLVSEELAEEVAARVALAGLEIVEVRISSLAYAPEIAQAMLQRQQAGAVIAAREQIVEGAVSMVNQALARLENEGIVDMDDERRAQMVSNLLVVLCSDQRTQPVVNTGSLYA, encoded by the coding sequence ATGACACATAACGACGTGACCAATGATGGCGTTCCCGCTGTCGCAGACGATGAAATCGTCGTCGCCACCTCACCGCACAACGTCAGTCCACGAGTCGATATCTGCGAAAAGCCTGCTCGCTCCTTGGGAAGCGGTGTAGCGTTCCTCGTTCTTCTCCTCATCATCGCCAGCCTCGCCGGCGCAGTTCCGAGCTTCGTCATGGCTGCTATCTCGGAGGAAGGCGGCGGTGAAGCCGCGGAAAAGGCTGGCCTGTATGGGCTGCTCGGAGGGGTGCTCATCGTCCTCTTCTTGATCCTCCTGACAACCCTGACGATCGTGCCACCGGGACAGACCAGTGTTCGCCAGTTCTTTGGAAAATACATTGGAACCGTGCGCCGCACCGGCCTAGTCATCGTTCCCCCATTCACCGGAGGAAAGAAAGTCTCCGTCAAAGTTCACAACTTCGAGACCCACGAACTCAAAGTCAATGACTCTGACGGTAACCCCATCAATATCGCCGCGATTGTCGTGTGGCAGGTTGCCGATACTGCGCGCGCCGTTTTCGCCGTTGAACAATACGAAGAATTCATCCAAACCCAAGCTGAGGCTGCGCTGCGTCACGTTGCCACCACTCACCCCTACGACGAACCGGGACCCGGTGAAACCTCGCTGCGTGGAGCCACCGACCTCGTATCGGAGGAACTGGCCGAAGAAGTTGCCGCTCGTGTTGCTCTCGCCGGACTTGAAATTGTCGAGGTGCGGATCTCGTCTCTGGCCTACGCCCCCGAAATCGCCCAGGCAATGCTCCAACGCCAGCAAGCCGGAGCAGTGATTGCCGCACGTGAACAAATCGTTGAAGGGGCAGTGAGCATGGTCAACCAGGCCCTCGCACGCCTCGAAAACGAAGGGATCGTCGACATGGACGATGAACGCCGAGCCCAGATGGTCTCCAACCTCCTCGTTGTCCTGTGCTCCGACCAACGCACGCAACCCGTGGTGAACACGGGGTCGCTGTACGCGTAA
- the dtd gene encoding D-aminoacyl-tRNA deacylase — MRAVIQRVTRASVTVDSEVVGRIDRPGLMVLLGVARGDGAEQVETVARKIAELRLLDGEVSVLDAHAPVLVVSQFTLYGDTRKGRRPSWSHAAPGDEAQPLVAAVVENLRARGLDVATGTFGAMMQVELVNDGPFTVLVEA; from the coding sequence ATGCGCGCGGTGATTCAGCGCGTGACCCGCGCATCTGTCACGGTCGACTCAGAGGTTGTCGGACGGATCGACCGTCCGGGCCTCATGGTGCTGCTCGGTGTGGCTCGCGGTGACGGCGCTGAGCAGGTCGAAACCGTTGCGAGAAAAATCGCGGAACTGCGGCTTTTAGATGGAGAAGTCAGCGTTCTTGACGCGCACGCCCCCGTCTTGGTGGTCTCCCAGTTCACTCTGTACGGGGACACGCGAAAGGGACGCAGGCCCTCGTGGTCTCATGCTGCCCCGGGAGACGAAGCCCAGCCGCTCGTTGCCGCGGTGGTGGAGAATCTACGCGCTCGCGGCCTTGACGTTGCCACCGGCACCTTCGGCGCGATGATGCAGGTGGAATTGGTCAACGATGGGCCTTTCACGGTGCTTGTTGAGGCCTAG
- the rlmB gene encoding 23S rRNA (guanosine(2251)-2'-O)-methyltransferase RlmB — protein sequence MAGNDGRRGALRKPGTKKGPKVGTGGHSRRRLEGKGPTPKAEDRTYHPAYKRKVEREKRQAQEAAIARARAKTSIKIPEGHELISGRNPVAEAVRANVPVERVFVLDNVKDERVEEVIRKASALGAPVLEVTRRDLDVATDGAVHQGVAIDVPAYEYLDVADLIAQSTQQVGEPLLVALDQVTDPHNLGAVLRSTGAFGGDGVIIPERRSASVNATAWKVSAGAAARVPVARATNLVRALEDCKKAGFFIVGLDGGGEAELRNLPLATAPLVVVTGAEGAGLSRLVRETCDQIVSIPISSTVESLNAAVATGIALYEVASVRAAEASQE from the coding sequence ATGGCCGGAAACGATGGACGCCGCGGCGCCTTACGGAAGCCGGGAACGAAGAAAGGTCCCAAGGTCGGCACCGGCGGTCATTCGCGGCGCAGGCTCGAAGGGAAAGGCCCCACCCCCAAGGCCGAGGACCGAACCTATCACCCGGCATATAAGCGCAAGGTGGAGCGTGAGAAACGTCAGGCGCAGGAAGCGGCGATCGCTCGGGCTCGTGCGAAAACCTCGATCAAGATCCCCGAGGGGCACGAGCTAATTTCCGGGCGTAATCCGGTTGCCGAGGCCGTGCGCGCAAACGTTCCCGTTGAACGCGTCTTCGTTCTCGACAACGTCAAAGATGAACGAGTCGAGGAAGTCATTCGCAAAGCCTCGGCGCTGGGTGCTCCCGTTTTGGAGGTGACACGCCGTGACTTGGATGTTGCCACTGACGGGGCCGTGCATCAGGGAGTTGCCATCGATGTTCCCGCCTATGAATACCTCGATGTTGCCGATCTGATTGCGCAGTCCACTCAGCAAGTCGGTGAGCCGCTGCTTGTTGCCCTTGATCAGGTGACGGATCCGCATAACTTGGGCGCTGTTTTGCGGTCGACCGGGGCATTTGGTGGAGATGGCGTCATTATTCCGGAGCGGCGCAGCGCATCGGTGAATGCCACGGCGTGGAAGGTGTCGGCGGGTGCGGCGGCTCGGGTCCCTGTTGCGCGTGCAACGAACCTTGTTCGTGCGTTGGAAGACTGTAAGAAAGCTGGATTCTTTATCGTCGGCCTCGATGGGGGAGGCGAGGCCGAGTTGCGCAATCTGCCTTTGGCCACGGCGCCACTGGTTGTTGTCACCGGGGCTGAGGGGGCTGGTCTGTCGCGTCTTGTGCGGGAAACCTGCGATCAGATTGTGTCGATTCCGATTTCCTCGACGGTAGAGTCCCTGAACGCGGCTGTTGCCACGGGTATTGCGTTGTACGAGGTCGCCTCGGTGCGGGCGGCGGAGGCTAGCCAAGAGTAG
- the cysS gene encoding cysteine--tRNA ligase — protein MTLHMHDSKTARLQELTPVTPGHVGIYLCGATVQGAPHVGHLRAAVAFDALVRWLRRSGLDVTYVRNVTDIDDKILNKSAEAGAPWWAWAYRFEREFTQAYETLGVLPPTYEPRATGHIPDQIALVRRLIERGHAYDDGRGNVYFDVHSQSDYGSLTRQRLEDMRTTEDEAQIDSAVEAGKRDPRDFALWKSWKAGEPQTAAWESPWGRGRPGWHLECSAMSRRYLGDEFDIHGGGIDLRFPHHENEQAQSHGAGWDFARLWVHNAWVTTKGEKMSKSLGNVLSIGALTQDYPAVAVRWALSTVHHRSAIEWAPETLPTAAAAWAKFSSFIERSIDSVGEVGFDEVHSLGSGDLPEGFVAAMDDDLNVAGALAIIYEHLKTGNTALSEGDAQVVRREQLLVRSMLDVLGLDPASAQWRSGLGSGGGSDSAEHDALDSLVQTLLDERACARAAKDWARADELRDRLGHAGIMIEDGRDGATWHLA, from the coding sequence ATGACGCTGCACATGCACGATTCCAAGACCGCCCGCCTCCAGGAACTGACGCCCGTGACACCCGGTCACGTGGGGATTTACCTGTGTGGCGCAACGGTTCAGGGGGCTCCGCACGTCGGACACCTGCGGGCGGCCGTCGCTTTCGATGCGCTTGTGCGGTGGCTGCGTCGCAGTGGGCTGGACGTCACCTACGTTCGCAACGTCACCGACATTGACGACAAAATCCTCAATAAGTCAGCCGAGGCCGGAGCGCCGTGGTGGGCGTGGGCGTACCGCTTTGAGCGAGAATTCACCCAAGCCTACGAAACCCTCGGCGTGCTCCCACCCACCTATGAACCGCGCGCCACCGGACACATTCCCGACCAGATCGCCCTGGTGCGCAGACTCATTGAACGCGGACACGCCTACGACGATGGCCGGGGAAATGTCTACTTTGATGTGCACTCGCAGTCCGACTACGGGTCGCTGACCCGCCAGCGCCTAGAGGATATGCGGACCACCGAGGACGAGGCGCAGATCGATTCTGCTGTTGAGGCGGGTAAACGTGACCCACGGGATTTCGCTCTGTGGAAGTCCTGGAAAGCGGGTGAACCTCAGACCGCTGCGTGGGAATCCCCCTGGGGGCGAGGCCGTCCGGGCTGGCACCTCGAATGCTCGGCAATGTCACGCCGATACTTGGGCGATGAGTTCGATATCCACGGCGGCGGCATCGACTTGCGTTTCCCCCATCACGAAAATGAGCAGGCTCAGTCCCACGGCGCGGGATGGGATTTCGCGCGCCTGTGGGTGCACAACGCATGGGTGACAACCAAGGGCGAAAAAATGTCGAAGTCCCTGGGGAACGTCTTGTCGATCGGTGCCCTCACGCAGGATTATCCGGCCGTTGCCGTGCGCTGGGCCCTGTCAACCGTGCATCATCGTTCCGCAATTGAATGGGCTCCGGAAACCCTCCCCACGGCGGCTGCGGCCTGGGCAAAGTTCTCCTCGTTCATTGAGCGTTCCATCGACTCTGTTGGTGAGGTTGGTTTCGATGAGGTCCACTCCCTGGGCAGCGGTGACCTGCCCGAAGGCTTCGTTGCGGCGATGGACGATGACCTCAACGTCGCGGGCGCTCTGGCCATCATTTACGAGCACCTCAAGACGGGGAACACGGCGCTTTCCGAAGGTGATGCCCAGGTTGTACGACGCGAACAGCTGCTGGTGCGTTCGATGCTCGACGTCCTCGGCCTCGATCCCGCATCGGCGCAATGGCGTTCTGGCCTGGGTAGCGGTGGAGGATCAGATTCTGCCGAGCATGATGCTCTTGATTCTCTGGTGCAGACTCTGCTTGATGAACGTGCCTGTGCCCGCGCCGCAAAAGACTGGGCTCGGGCCGACGAATTGCGTGATCGCCTGGGACATGCCGGCATCATGATCGAGGACGGACGCGACGGAGCCACGTGGCATCTCGCCTAA